GATTAAAAAGTTTTCAGATTTCTTATAAACCTTCACCTGAGTTAGCGCTACGACCATCAACTTTTAGGTTTGTAAAAGATTCTTTACTTCAAGGAGATACAGCAATATTGAATTCAACTCTAATTAATTTATCATCAAATATTATTTCTTATAAAGTATCATCAATTTTAAAAGAAGCTGGTGAAAACAATATAATATTTGATTCAACATTTAATGATTCAATAAAACCATTAGACAGTGTTGTTAGCATTTTCAAGATTCTGACTAATAAATATTCAGGTTATAGAAGTTATATTGTTGAAGCTAATAGTAAAGATAATCCTTCAGAAAATTATAGATTAAATAACCGATTATCTGCTACTTTAAAATCTAATTTAGATAAAGATGTTCCATTAGTAGAAATTTATGCAGATGGAAATAGATTAATGAATGGAGATTTTGTATCTCCTAAATCAAAATTTGAATTTAAAATAAATGATAACTCAAATCTTACTATTAATGATTCAACATCTTTGAAATTAATTTTTGATAATGATATAATAAAAACAGATTCAAAAGGAGCTTATTACAAACCAATTTACCTTGGCAATTATAAAGCAAGTTTGATCTTTAAACCCGAAAATGATTTACAATCTGGATTACACGAGCTAAAATTTTTTATTACAGATGCTACTGGAAACTCAGACACAATTCCAAATAGAGGCTTCCTGGATTTTTATGTTTCATCTGAACTTAAAGTTGTAAATGTTGTAAATTTTCCAAATCCATTTTCAACTAAAACTGATTTCACTTATATTATAGGTAGTGAAACAGTTCCAGAAAAAGGTAATATTAAAATTTACACTATATCCGGAAAAAAAATTAAAGAAATAATTTTAAATCCAAATCAATTAAAAATTGGTTTTAATAAAGTTGAGTGGAATTCAGAAGACTTTGATGGAGATAAAATTGCAAATGGAGTTTATCTTTACAAACTAACAATTGAAAATGTTAAGGGTGAGAGTTTTGAAATTATAGATAAATTAGCTATTGTAAAGTAAAATTAATTGTTAAAAAAAAGAGCTAAAAAGTATTATATACTTCATGCCCTTTTCAATTTACAATTGCAATTTCATAGAACTATTCAGTTAAAAATCTTCTTTGAATAATAACTTTGAATCTTCTTCTAGTGCCTAAATCGGTTTCTGGCGATGTAAATAGTGAATTATTGTTTTGATTATTATTTACTTCTTCTGGACTTATATTTCCACTCATTGCACGCCATTCTATGATTCCCCTTTTCTCTAATTCATTATATACATTTTTATCAAATGAACCATATTGAGAGAACTTTAATTTCATTGTTTCAACAGCAAAATAAGCTCTTAAACCAGACAATTTGAAGTTATCTAAAGAATCATTTGTTTTTACTGTAACTTCATTACCTGATAGGTCAAGAAACTTGATTTCATTTTCAATATATCTTCCATTAATTGGTCTTGGATCAGCAAAACCTACAACTGTAATTTGAATTTTTTCATTTGCTTTTGTACTATCTAAATACCTTAAATATCTTGTAAAGTATTTTTCAGAAAGATCTTTAGTTAAACTATCCAATGTTTTTTCTATTTTTCTAGTATACTCACGATAAAAATCATATCTATTAGTATCGCTATTTGATACATCTGCAATGTAGGTTATACCTTTTAAATTACCCTTATTTTGTCTTTGTCTTAAATCTTCTAATGAAGTAAATGTTAATGGTCTGTAATAACCACTCGCATACATTGGTGTTCCTTTTGGATCAAATATTATTTCAGTAGCAGGTGGTGGTTCTGGTGGAGGATTACCAAAATTAAATCTATGAGTTTCAGTTTCGTTAAATTTTAAATTTGAAATTAAAGTTTCTCTTTTTCTATAACCTTTTGATTCCATTTCAACTCTATAATTAAAGTATGTAACAAGCAAAACACCTACATCTTGAGTTGTATCATATTTACAAGTTGCTATTAATTTATTTGTAGTTTGTTCGTAAAACTTCAAATTAGCATTTAGTGGTTTATTAAATACTGTATCAAAACACATAGGTTTTAATAAAGTATATCCTGAAGCAAAAACATTAGTTGTACCTTCATATAAATCCAAACCACCTTTTGAAGAAGAGTCCTCCCTATCAGAAGAAAAGTAAAATTTATTTAAACCAACTCCATAAAAGAAACAATCATTTGAAGATGTATTTATTTTATTTCCAAGATTTTTTGGTTTAGTCCAAGCACCATTATCATCAATAAAAGAGACATATATATCACTTTTACCAAAGCCTTTATGACCATTTGACGAGAAATACAAGGTCCTTCCATCAGGCGATAAAAATGGAGAAAATTCATCACCAGATGTATTTATTGGTTTGCCAATATTTACTGGGTTTGAAAAAGTACCATCGGAATTCTTTTTTATTATAAATAAATCCATTCCTCCATAAGTTTTCATTTTCCTAATTGAAGTGAAAACGATAGTATTTCCATCAGCAGAAATTGTAGGTTGAGAATCCCAGCCACTTGAATTAATTATACTAAAAGGTACAACATTTACTATTGAAGATCCATCAACATTTATATTGCATGTATAAATATCTGCATCACCAGATCCAATTGTTCTCTTACTTCTAACTACAAAAGCAGTATCAGATAATTTTATATTTTTTAAATCATTAAATCCTTCAAATAACATACTGAATTTTGAAGTTTTAGTTGTAAATGATCCATCATCTTTAATAGAACTATTAACATTTTGATCATTTACTTTTTGAGGTAAATCAATAGAATCTGAATTTATTTGACATTTATAAATATCAGAATTATTTTCTCTAGAACTAGTGAAATATAACCATTTTCCATTTGGTGTAATAAAAGAAGAGTAATCATCCTTTTCAGAATTTAAACTACTTAAATTTTTAACTTTTACTTTTGCGATAATACTATCACTAAAAAGTTGAGAGAATAATATATTACTTGAAATAGTGAATATTATTATTATTATTTTAAATAATTTCATTTAATAATTATTAAATATCTAAAAAAATTAATCTTCAAAAGTATCAATATTGATATTGTATTGAAATCCTAAATTAAAAAATATACCTGATTGTTTTAATGAAAATGGACTTGACAAAATTGATTGAATAGGAAAATGGTAAAACACTTCTGGGTTTATTACCATTCTATTATTTAATGCATACATATATCCTAAACCTCCCCTTAAATCTAAAGAAATTGGATTGAATTCTTTAAACTCGCCATCTTTTACTAAATGAATTTCGTTTGTACCGCTTAAACCATAAACAAATTGATCATCTTTTATCACTTGAAATAAATTGTATTTTCCACCCATTAGATATCCCAAAGATCCACCTCCAAAAACATAAGCACCTGATTCTAATATCTCATACCCAATATTTGTATCAAATGTCAATGAATAAATAGGTGATCTAACTTCAAATTGTGTTGATATATCATTTAATTCATTATTAGCTCCCCTTACTTTTTCATTTGGCATTTCTTTTATTATCTTACTTGACCTATCTTCAAATCTAAGTCTTGGAGATACAAAAATTGATGGTGATAAATACATCAATCCTTTAACTCCTAATGTAATTCCATTAGCTTTTCCAGTTGTAAAATCTACACATGGTACATTAGATTCTCCTGCAACAAATGATACATCTTCTTGTAAAAAAGAATATCCAATTTCACCTCCAATATAGAATGGTAATGGTATTTGTGGGTATAATATATTGTCATTTCTATTCCCTCCTTGAGAAAACAAACTTGTGTTTAACAATAAAAGAAAGAACAAAAAGATTATTATATATTTTATTTTCATTTTGCTTTAATATGAATTGTTAATTTTTTACTACAATCATTTTTTTTGTTAAAAACTTTTCATTTGTAATTAAGAACCTTATATAATATACACCTGAACTTAATTGCTTATTTATCAATTCAATAGAGTTAGAACCTTCTTCAATCAATATTGCTTTAGTTTCTGATACTTGCTCTCCATTTATATTAAATATATCATATCTTATCATTCCTTTTTTATCTGCAACAATTTCAATTTTTGACTTTCCATCATTTATTGGATTTGGAGTTACTTCACCAATTGATATTTTATAATTTGCATTTTGATTTTTAACATCAAATATAGGTATTGCATTTCTAAAGCAAGTTGAATCATATACTACTAAGGCAGCTGTATCATATAACCTAGCCCTTGGGTTGCCATCATCAAATTTTCCGTAGTTTATTTCAATTTGAGTTGACAAAGTATCACCTCTTAAAACTAAAAACTCAAATTTAACTAATTCGCCAGATTGATTAAATTTATTAGTAGTTGCCGAAATTTCTATATTGCTATACTTGTCCAAAATGTAGCTAGGCTTTGTGATAGTAAAATTTGAAGTACTCCCTGCTACACCAGAAATAATTCTATTAAATTGAAGCATAGATTTATTCCATCGAGTACCGAATATTAAAGATTTTACATCGAACCTTGTAATTGATGAACCTAAGAAAACAGGAACATTAATAATATCTCCAGGTTTAACTAACCTTAATCCTGAAATACTCAATCCAACTTCAGCTACACCAATTCCAGATAATTTAGGTGCTAAATTTTCACCATTACAACTATTATATTTTATTGTCAACCTTGCGTCTCTTATTCTTATTTTATTAGGGGCAAAACAAATTTCAAAATTATATTGTTGTTTCTCTTGAATAACAATTGGAGCTTTTACACTCTTTATAAAATATTCATTAGTTAAAACTCCATTTAAATCTGCTAATCTAAAGCTTTCAATTACAGCATCTCCTAAACCATCGTTAGTAACAAAAATTTTTTTACACAAAGTATCTCCAATTGCTACTGAATCGAATTCAATAATGCTTGAACTAAGTTGTGGTGCAGAAAGTTTTACTGAAAATGGTTCTAAACTTGTGCTTCCCTCGCTTAATGTGCTTGTAATTGTTTCAAATGCAGTTTGTAAATTTCCACAATCGCTAACATCAAAAGACAATCCTTTTGTTCCTTTTGCTATTCTAGCCATTGATGTTTTTGCAAAATCATCAGTACCAATTCCAATTGGAAATATTATAACTCCTGCAGCATTAGCTTCCTTTATAATAACATCTTCTGGATTCTTTTGTATGTCTTCTGGTTCAGATCCACCCGTTGATGAAGCATCTGTGATAACGATTAATACTTTCTTTAATAACTTACTTTTTGAAAGTTCAGCTATCATTTTTCTTATAACTAATCTAGTTGAAGTTCCACCATTTGCTGTTATCTGAGAAATGCTATTTGTAACATTAGTTTTTATAATATTTGTTACTGGAACTAGTGCTTGTAGAGTTCTTAAAGAATCTTGAACGTTTGATCCACCTCTTGGTCTGATTGAACAAGTCTTAACTGATAATTCATCAACAACAAAAGCAGAAGGTAAATTAATTAATGCATTTTTAATAAAATTATTTGCTTGAGATTTCATTTGCTCAATTCTAGTTGTTCTTTGAGTATTACAATTGAGTTGTGTATTCATACTTCCTGATTCATCTAATACCAAGCCAAAAGCAATTGGATTTCTTGAATTACTTGAAATTCTAATTGAATCATTTATTAATCCACTACCTTTACCTTTAAAACAAATAGGTATTTCTTTTTTTGAATTTGGTGGAATAAAAAATGGAGTAGGTACTCTTGGATTAATAAAGAAACCAAGAGTTTCATTTGAAATAAAATAAAGAGAATCTACTTTTAATGTTGAAGTTCCAACATTCTGAACAATAAATTTAGTACAAGTATCTTTTCCACAAAAAAGTGTTTCAGGTTGACTAGGATTAAAATTCAACTTACTTACTTGAATAATTGCTCCTGTTCCAGTAACATCGGTTGAACCATTTAAACCAACGGGATTTAGTAATCCACACCCTGATGTAATATCCATTGTTTGTGAATATACACCTGCAAGTTTTGGGGAAAATGTTATAAAAAATGTTGTAGTATCACCTGGATTTAATATCTTAGGTAATAAAGTAATTAAATTATAAGGTGCGGATATTTTAACGTTTGAATTATTAAGGGTTATTGGTCTTTCACCAATGTTTTTAATCAAGGTTGTTAACGGTGCTGATGTATTACCAACATTGGTTCTTGGAAAACTTAGTACTGATGGATTAGATGTAATTTCAGATGATATTCCCTTTCCTTCAACTCTTATACTTTTCTTTGAAATATTATCTTTATACTCCATAACATCCGAAACATTCCCCCTACTTTTTGGTCCAAAACATACATTTATGAAAATATCTTCACCGGGGGCTAAAGTTATAGGGAAAATTACATCTTTCAAGAAAAAAAATTTATTATCTACAAAAGTAATTTGGTCTAAGATTAATGGAGAATTTGATAAGTTCATTAATTCGTATCTCTTAAAACTTATAGAATCGCAAGGAGTATCTGGGAATTTAACAACTTGAGTAAATGAGTTATTAAAACTTGATACAAACAGAATTGAAATTATAAATATCTTATAAAATTTAATATCTTTAATATAATTAAATTTTAATTTCATACAGTTGTTTATCATTTAAGAAATATAATTTTTTTGATAATTGGATTTGAATTTTCAACTGATTTTACTATTAAATAATACATACCAGATGAAAACAAATTTGGTTTTAAAGGAATTTGATTAATCCCACTAATTAACTCACCTTCAAACAAACATTCGCTATATGACACTAAACTATTTTCAATAGTTACACTTACAATTGTATTTCTTTTTAAATAAAGTTCTATAAATTCATTTCCATTACCATAAATAGGGTTTTCAGAAATTTTAACTAGAAAAACATTCTGTAAATCATTTTTATTTATAATTTTTTTTGAATCAGGAAAGCATCCATTATCTTTTATAACAAACAAACCTTTTCCTATAGAATTCATTTTTAAAAAACCATTGCTAAAACTACCACTAGTTAATTCTATAGTTGATGACTCAGGTGTTCCATATAAAACTTTAAATTTTAATCGTGCAAATTCACCTTTATTTATAATAGTACTACTTTTACCTATTACTTTTGAAATTGCATTATTGTTATCAAACAAATTTTCTACAATATTATAAATTGTCGATTTGGAGTCATTACCAGAAATAACATACTCAAGATTTAAAAGTCTCTTATCATACTTTATATTAAAATTTAAATCATTTACATTATAATTACTTAGAGTTGAGTCAGCATAAACATTTATATAAAAATAATCTCCATTTGAACCATAAACTGTATCATTTAACATTACATTTAATGAACTAATACCATACCCAGAAACCTTAACCTTTAATTCCTGATTATCGCAACTATTATAGTTGTAATATACATATCCTTCGTTAAACCCTAAATTATCTGGCAAGAAACAAATTGTAACTGGATAACCTTTTCCTTCATTAACAATGAATGGTGGTTTAGGTTGATTAGATCTAAAAACATTTGATACTTTATTAAATTTATCTTTTACGATAGTATTTGTAACTGTTAAATTCCCTGAACTATCATTGTTATTAATCACAAAACTCTTACAAAAATCCGTCCCAACTTTTACAGTATCAAATTGAAATTCTTTAGAAGATAATTCAGATTTATTTATTTTAATAGATAATGGTAACTCTGTTGTTCCTCCAAAATTTGAAAGTTCAGCAATAGAATCTATAACACATTGAAGTTCATTACAATTATTAATCTCAAACAATTTCCCTTTACTATTTAATGAAATATCATTGTAATAATCTCTACCCACAATAGTTAAATTATCTGCAATTATAAAGACTCTTACATTGTATAAAAATGCATTATTTAATACTATTTTAGAACCAGCATTTATTTCACTTATATCTGGATCCCCACTAACATACAAAATTGATAAACGATTTTTTAAATTTGATTTTTTAATTCCTTGAGTTAATTCTCTTATTGCCCATCCAGCCATACGTTCTTTATTTGCTGGGGAAATTGTATTCATCGAGCTTATAGCATCTGTTAGAAATTTTTGTTGGTTTATCTTTATTGGACCATATAATGGCTTTGTATTTGGTGAGATATTATTTAATATATCACCAAGATATTTAGTCGAATAAACTAACATTAATAATTCATCATTAACTTTTTCAATTGGTTTATTAAATATATATCTTGAAATAAAATCTGATATGTATTTTTTAGCTAGTGATAATTTATCATTAGGAATAGTTTGACAATTCATAGGGTTAAACATATTAGTACTTTCGTCAATACCAATACCGAAGGAGGTGCTAACTCTAGCATTACTAACTATATCTAAAGTGTCATCGATTAGTCCTTTCCTATTAACTGATTTGAGTAAAATGAAGATTGAATACTTTTTACCAGACTTAACAATTAATGGATACTTAATGCTTTGAGCAACTGAATATCCACTGTTTTGATTTTTTAAATTTATCGAATTAATTATTAAATCATTTTTGGAAGTATTTGTTAATACAATTTGAACTGAATCAAAAATAGAACAATTTGCAGTCTCATATTTGATTGGATCAAAAGTAAACTTACCAATTCTTTCACAACTAAAAAATACTTCTTCATCTGGTGAGTAACAAATTCTTTGTAACTGACTGAATAGGTTATTTGGTAAAAGTAATATTAGATATATCAATAACTTAACTTTCATAATTTAACTTTAATTCAAATAAAATTTTGATTCAAATAAAATTTTATCTTGATTAACAAATAAATTTAATTTTTATAATTGAATAAAACATTTGAAATCCCATTTTCAGTTATCATATTTAAAATGTAAATTCCAGATGATTGGTTAGACAAATCTACATTAAAAATATTTTCGCCTAAGTATAATTCTTTGTAATTAATTTTATCAGATATATTCTTACCATTTAAATCAAACACCCTGTATTCAAGTTTAGTATTTTTATCAACTTGAACTTGAACTTTTAAATTGTTTTGAGATAATTTATAACTTGTTTTTAAATTAGAAAGATTTTCATTAACTCCTGCCAAACAATTTGAGGAACTCCACTCTACGATTTGTTCATCAATTGATTTACTTGAAATTGCAAATACTATTTTATCGAAATAACCTCTTTCTCCTAGACAATAATCTACATTATTTTTTAGATCTACAATCTCATAAACATTAATTCCTCTAAATAAAATTGCAGAAATAGAATTTGGATAGTTGCTTTTGAATTTAACTTGTAATCCTGTTGGATTGTTGTAAGTTATATATGATATTCCAAAAGACTCAAATGCTATTGAATTCGTTGAAGGATAATTCAAACCATTATAAGTTATTTGAGTAGGTTTTGGGGCACTTGATAAAGTTAGTTTTTGTTTGAATGAATACCTTGGGTCATCATTAGATTGTAAATACAAAGCAATTGAATAATTCTTATGTAATTCTTGCCAAGAAAAATTGCTTTTACTTATCTTCAATGCTTCATTTATTCTATCAGAACCATAATTCTGATTTTTTACAAGTTCAGTTAAAGTTTTTTCTCCAGCTTGTTCATATATATACTCTATATAAGTCATCATTCTTTCATAATCTGCTAACAAATCATTGTTATTTTCATTTGTCCATCTAAATAAATCAGTATTAGTTTTTTTGAAATAAATACTATTTCCCCTGGTTATATAACCACATAAAATACTTGCTGTTTCACTACAACCTTCATTTATAGAAATTTCACTATCTGGATTTTTTCCATTGTGAATTAAATGTTGGAATTCATGAGCTAATGTTGAAAGAATTTGATTAATACCACCTGCTATTCCTTCTTTAGAATCTATGTAAAGTATGTTTAATTTATTAGAACCAATTTCATCTGTTTGATCAATTTTAGAAAAGTATCCTAATATAACACCACCTCCTGATGGTTGTTTAATATCTAATAATAAAAAATCTGTTTTATTATTAAATTTATATTTAGTTGAAGCTTTACCAAATACCTCTTCATCATTATCTAAAATACCCAAATTGGGATTACGAGATTTTGAGGATGTTTTCTTCTCTAATGCATCAGTTAACTGACTAATTGTGCTTGTTAAGGTATTTGAATTTATTCTTTTTAACTCATTATTTTCGACCCAAATCCTGATTTGATCCCCTTCTGATTTTAATGTAGCTTTTACCTCTTCATAGTCTTCTTTTACTCTATTGTATGTAAAAAA
Above is a window of Chlorobiota bacterium DNA encoding:
- a CDS encoding PD40 domain-containing protein, whose amino-acid sequence is MKLFKIIIIIFTISSNILFSQLFSDSIIAKVKVKNLSSLNSEKDDYSSFITPNGKWLYFTSSRENNSDIYKCQINSDSIDLPQKVNDQNVNSSIKDDGSFTTKTSKFSMLFEGFNDLKNIKLSDTAFVVRSKRTIGSGDADIYTCNINVDGSSIVNVVPFSIINSSGWDSQPTISADGNTIVFTSIRKMKTYGGMDLFIIKKNSDGTFSNPVNIGKPINTSGDEFSPFLSPDGRTLYFSSNGHKGFGKSDIYVSFIDDNGAWTKPKNLGNKINTSSNDCFFYGVGLNKFYFSSDREDSSSKGGLDLYEGTTNVFASGYTLLKPMCFDTVFNKPLNANLKFYEQTTNKLIATCKYDTTQDVGVLLVTYFNYRVEMESKGYRKRETLISNLKFNETETHRFNFGNPPPEPPPATEIIFDPKGTPMYASGYYRPLTFTSLEDLRQRQNKGNLKGITYIADVSNSDTNRYDFYREYTRKIEKTLDSLTKDLSEKYFTRYLRYLDSTKANEKIQITVVGFADPRPINGRYIENEIKFLDLSGNEVTVKTNDSLDNFKLSGLRAYFAVETMKLKFSQYGSFDKNVYNELEKRGIIEWRAMSGNISPEEVNNNQNNNSLFTSPETDLGTRRRFKVIIQRRFLTE
- a CDS encoding choice-of-anchor D domain-containing protein, with translation MKLKFNYIKDIKFYKIFIISILFVSSFNNSFTQVVKFPDTPCDSISFKRYELMNLSNSPLILDQITFVDNKFFFLKDVIFPITLAPGEDIFINVCFGPKSRGNVSDVMEYKDNISKKSIRVEGKGISSEITSNPSVLSFPRTNVGNTSAPLTTLIKNIGERPITLNNSNVKISAPYNLITLLPKILNPGDTTTFFITFSPKLAGVYSQTMDITSGCGLLNPVGLNGSTDVTGTGAIIQVSKLNFNPSQPETLFCGKDTCTKFIVQNVGTSTLKVDSLYFISNETLGFFINPRVPTPFFIPPNSKKEIPICFKGKGSGLINDSIRISSNSRNPIAFGLVLDESGSMNTQLNCNTQRTTRIEQMKSQANNFIKNALINLPSAFVVDELSVKTCSIRPRGGSNVQDSLRTLQALVPVTNIIKTNVTNSISQITANGGTSTRLVIRKMIAELSKSKLLKKVLIVITDASSTGGSEPEDIQKNPEDVIIKEANAAGVIIFPIGIGTDDFAKTSMARIAKGTKGLSFDVSDCGNLQTAFETITSTLSEGSTSLEPFSVKLSAPQLSSSIIEFDSVAIGDTLCKKIFVTNDGLGDAVIESFRLADLNGVLTNEYFIKSVKAPIVIQEKQQYNFEICFAPNKIRIRDARLTIKYNSCNGENLAPKLSGIGVAEVGLSISGLRLVKPGDIINVPVFLGSSITRFDVKSLIFGTRWNKSMLQFNRIISGVAGSTSNFTITKPSYILDKYSNIEISATTNKFNQSGELVKFEFLVLRGDTLSTQIEINYGKFDDGNPRARLYDTAALVVYDSTCFRNAIPIFDVKNQNANYKISIGEVTPNPINDGKSKIEIVADKKGMIRYDIFNINGEQVSETKAILIEEGSNSIELINKQLSSGVYYIRFLITNEKFLTKKMIVVKN